TTTGATCTTATTATAGAGCAAACCTTTTTCTGTTCTTTTGTACCTACAGTCGAAAACCGCGCTGCATATGCCAAACAAATGGCGGCTCTTTTAAAAGAAAAAGGAAAGTTAGTCGGACTCTGGTTTTCGATCCCTTTAACTGACGATTTAGAAAAAAGACCCTTTGGTGGTGACAAGACTTCATACCTAAATTACTTAAACCCTTATTTTACGTCAAAAACTTTTGAACCCTGCTACAATTCCATTCCACCGAGACAAGGGAATGAATTATTCGGAATTTTCATCAAGAAATAATACCATTCCCTTAACACCTTTTTAAGAACTCTTCTTTTTGCTTTTGGTATATTTAAACCGACTAATTAAACCAAAACTACTACAGATGAAAAAACTACTTTTTCTGATGATGCTATTCGCGTCATTTTCAACTTTCGCACAAGATTTTACCATGGATCTGATTCAAGATCTAAAACCAAGAAATATAGGACCTGGAGGCATGAGTGGGCGTGTTACGTCTATTGATGCGGTACACGCTAATCCTGAGATTATGTATGTAGGTACTGCTTCTGGCGGTCTCTGGAAATCTACTTCTGGAGGCATCAAATGGGAACCTATTTTTGATAAAGAGGTGACCGCGTCTGTTGGTGCCGTTGCTATTCAACAAAGTAATCCATCCGTTTTATGGGCGGGTACCGGAGAAGGTAATCCTAGAAATAGCTTAAATGGTGGCTACGGTATTTTTAAATCTCTAGATGGCGGAAAAAGCTGGAAATCTATGGGGCTAGAAAAAACTAGACATATTCACAGAATTGTAATAGATCCTACCAACCCTAATATCGTTTATGTAGGTGCTATTGGTTCTCCTTGGGGAGAACACCCAGAACGTGGTGTTTTTAAAACTACCGATGGCGGAATTACGTGGTCCAAAATATTATTTACCAATAACAAATCTGGTATTGCAGATTTGGTGATGGATCCTACCAACCCAAATAAATTAATTGCTGCCATGTGGGAACACAAAAGAGATCCTTGGTTTTTTAAATCTGGTGGTGAAGGCAGTGGTTTGTATATGACTCATGATGGTGGTAAAAACTGGAAAAAATTAGCCGAAGAAGATGGTTTACCTGCTGGCGAACTTGGAAGAATTGGAGTGGCTATTGCACCCGGTAAGCCAAATATTGTGTATGCCCTAATCGAATCAAAAAAGAACGCCCTCTACAAATCTGAAGATGGTGGTTTCAAATGGAAAAAAATAAACGATAAAGAAGATATTGGCAACCGCCCATTTTACTACTCTGAAATTTATGTAGACCCTCAAAATGAAAACAGAATCTATTCTGTATTTACGTATATCAATGTATCTGAAGATGGAGGAAAAAGCTTTACACAGTTAATGCCTGCTTATGGTGCAGATAATGGCGTTCACCCTGATCATCATGCCTGGTGGATTCATCCTAAAAACGGACAATTTATGATGGATGGTAATGATGGCGGAATGAACATTACCAAAGATGGTGGAAAATCATGGCGTTTTGTAGGGAATATTCCTGTAGCACAATTCTACCATATCAATACAGATAATGAATATCCGTACAACGTATATGGAGGAATGCAAGACAATGGCTCTTGGAGAGGTCCTGCTTATGTATGGAAAGCACAAGGTATCCGTAACAGCTACTGGCAAGAGATTGCTTTTGGCGATGGTTTTGATGTGGTACCAGATTTAGAAGATTCTCGCTTTGGTTATGCAATGAGTCAGCAAGGTTATGTATCGCGCTATGATCATGAAACAGGCAACAATTACATCGTTCGTCCTACTCCTCCAGAGGCTAAAACCGAGTTACGTTTTAATTGGAATTCTGCTATTGGTCAGGACCCTTTTGATACCAGTACGGTCTATTTTGGAAGTCAGTTTGTACATAAAAGCACCGACAAAGGCTTAACCTGGAGTGTTATTTCAGCGGACTTAACCACCAACGATCCTGAGAAACAAAAACAAGATGAGAGTGGCGGATTAACGATGGATGCCACGGGGGCAGAAAACCACTGTACCATTTTAGTTATTGAACCATCCCCGCTTGAAAAAGATATGTTATGGATTGGAACTGATGATGGTCGGGTGCATATTACTCAAAACGGAGGTTCTTCTTGGACCGATGTTACTGCCAATATAAAAGGCTTACCAAAAGGAAGTTGGATTCCCCAAATAAAAGCATCGAACAAAAATAAAGGAGAAGCACTCTTAATAGCGAATGATTACCGCAGGTTCAACTACACTCCTTATGCTTATCGCACTAAAAACTACGGAAAAACATGGGAACGTATTGTAGATGCTACCGATGCTCAAAGCTATACGCTTTCTATTGTAGAAGACATCATAAACCCTAACCTACTATTTTTAGGAACCGATGATGGTCTTTATATTTCCTTAAATGCAGGGTCAAAATGGCAAAAATGGACGGAAGGTTTCCCTACGGTTTCTACAAAAGATTTAGTGATACACCCAAGAGAACATGATTTGGTGATTGGTACCTTTGGTCGTGCCGCATGGGTATTAGATGATATTCGCCCTTTAAGAGCCTTAGCAGCAGATGCTACGCTACTCCAGAAAGACGCGCAATTATTTACGCCACCCACAGCATACCAAGCAGCATACCAACAAGCTAGTGGTAGCAGATTTGGAGCTGATGCAATGTTTAACGGTGAAAACAGAAAATCTGGGGCTATGATTACCTACTATCTAAAAGAAGGAAAGAAAAAAGCCGCTGAAAAAAAAGAGATTAAAGGTGAAGATGATGATGTTGATGATGTCGACAAAGAGGACGATGAAAATTCTGAAGATTCTGCTGAAAAGAAAGAAGAACTTACAGGAGTACAAAAGAAAGATTCTGTACAGTTTGATATTTATGACGGTACCCGATTAATTAGAACCTTAAAATATAAAACACCAGAAAAAGCAGGGTTCCACCGTATCTATTGGAGCATGGATGAAAAAGGTCCGGACAGACCTTCTAGAAAAATTAGCAAGCGTAAAAACGAAGCTGGTGGTACTGATGTTACCCCTGGCTCCTATACAATTAAAATGTCTTTTGGTACAGTAACTAATGAAACTACGATTGAAGTAAAATCTGACCCTAGAATAGAAACTTCTACAGCATCTATTAAGGAAGTATATACCCACTCTAAAACTATAGAGTCCTTTATGCAAACGGCTGCAGATGCTGTTAAACAATTGGTAGAAAGTAAAAATACCGCTAGTAAATATCAGAAAGAATTAAAAGAATTGGACAAAGATACATACGAAGCAGAACTTAAAGCATCTAAAGAAATCATCAAGAAAATAGAGGAGGTAATGGCGTTGTATATCGGAAAAGAAGACAAACGACAAGGTATTACCCGAAATCCTGAAATGACGGTGATGGAACGAATCGGTAATGCAAGAGGCTATGTTGGAAGCAGAAAAACGGGGATTACGACCACAGAAACTAATTTGATGGCTTTTGCAAAAGAAGATTTACTATCGGCCTTAGAAAAGACGAATACATTTTTCAATAACGATTGGAAAAGCTATAAAACAAAGATGGAGCAAGTAAAAAACTCTCCATTTAAAGCGATTAAAGAACTTACTATTAATTAATATTTTTCCTTGAGTACTATCGAGAGGATTTAAAACAGATCGGTCAGGTTTCGACCAAACTCAACCTGACCATTTTTACTATGAGAAGAATTCTATGTATTATTTCGATTTTAATTACCACAACAGCTATCAATGCCCAAGAAACAGGGGAAGACAATTGGGGGGCATGGTATATGTATTTTGGAACCAACAAGGTAAGCGATAAATTGAGTATCCACACCGAAGCACAGTTTAGATATTATGAAACTACGAGTAACTTTAATCAACTATTACTGCGTACCGGATTAAATTACCACATCAACCCTGATGCTATAGCGACGCTGGGCTATGGTTATATTACTACAGATGGTTCTTTTGATGAGCTTCCCAATGAAGAAAATAGCAAAGAACATCGTGTTTTTGAACAATTTATTTTAAAGAATAAAGTAGGCGAATTTCTTTTTGAACACCGCTATAGATTAGAACAACGCTTTTTAGAAAATTCAGGAGAAACAGATACGCAACATAGAGCACGATATCGATTACAAGTGACCCTGCCCCTAACTGATATTTTCTTTTTGAATGTTTACGATGAAGTCTTTATCAATTTACAAGATGATGCCTTTGGTCAAAATAGACTATATGGAGCATTAGGCGTTAACGTAACAGAGAACTTAGCAGTACAAGCGGGTTATTTGAAAAATCATTTTTCTGGCGCCAATTATGACCGCATACAAGTAGGCGTATTTTACAGTCCTGATTTAAGAAAGAAAAAATAACAAATCATTCAGAAATCTGTGGGGTTTGAATTAGAATACGCCCCAAAATAAGCGTAATTTTATCCTATCAAATTAAAATTATATAGTAATGAAAAAAACACTTTTAATAGTATCGTTTGCAATAGCTATTTTCTCTTATAGCTGCAAGGAAACAAAAAAAGACAACACGTCTGAAGAAAAAGAAGTTACAACAACAAAGGAAATGTATTCTTTAGTAAGTGATTCTACCAAAGTTAGCTTTACGGCTTATAAAACCACGGATAAACTTCCTGTTGGAGGAACTTTTAAAGCTATTAACATCAAAAATGCTACTCCTGCAGCTACTGCTTTAGAAGCTTTGAATGGTTTAGAATTTGGAATTCCAGTAAGCAGCTTATTTACAAATGACCCTACCGGAACAAGAGATCCAAAAATTACAGAATTCTTTTTTGGTGCAATGAAAAATACGGAACTAATTTCTGGTACTTTTAAGGTTGATGGTGATGCATGTTCATTAGAAATTGAAATGAACGGAGAAACTAGCTCAATTCCATTAGAAACTACCATGAATTCTGATACAAGCTATACGTTTTCAGGAATAATGGATTTAAAAAACTGGAATGCATCTGATGCCGTAGCATCTTTAAACAAAGTTTGTGAAGCATTGCATACTGGTAAAGATGGCGTAAGCAAAACTTGGGACGAGGTAGCTATAAAAGGAGACGTATTATTTACTAAAAAATAATGCTACCCTACTGCATTTGCGTTAGTTTTACTAGTTTTTGGAGCACTTAGTTCCCTTTACTAAGTTTAGTTTTGTGCGAGGAGAAAGAAACTCTCTAACTAAAACAACAACTTATGAAAAAATTAATATTTGCTCTAACAATTGCTGTAATAAGTATTTCTTATAGCTGTAAAGAAACAAAGAAAGAAGTTGAAGAAACCTCTGATGAGATAGAAAACAGCGCAAATGAAATGACTGATGATATGGAGGATACTATGGATGAAAAAACCATGACCATTTCATTAGAGCCTAAAAGCGATTCTAAAGTAAAAGGTGAAGTTACTTTTACCGAAAAAGATGGTGAAGTCATGATGGTGGCTACATTAGCTGGATTATCTGAAGGAGAACATGCTATTCATATTCATGAAACGGCAGATTGTTCTTCTGCTGATGGAAAATCTGCAGGTGGCCATTGGAACCCAACATTCCAACAACATGGGAAATGGGGTGATGAAGCTGGATACCACAGGGGTGATATTGGAAACTTTATGGCAGATGCTGATGGCAATGCCAAGGTAGAATTTAGTACAGATGAATGGTGTATTGATTGTGATGATGATACAAAAAATATTATTGGCAAAGGAGTAATCGTTCACCAAGGAGTTGATGATTTTACCTCTCAACCTAGTGGAGATGCAGGTGCTCGTGTAAGTTGTGCCGGTATTATTCAATAAGAATTATCACCTTAATAAAATTAAAAGCTGCTATTTAGCAGCTTTTTTATATATCTTTAATTTGTAAACATAATAAATGGAATTAGAAGAATTAGTAGAAAAGTTCCGAATGAAAGATGCAAAAGCGTTTGAAAAGCTGTATGGCATGTATGCTGACAACATAAGCGGAGTAATCAATAATATCGTAAAAAATAACGATATCGCACAAGAGATTTGTCAAGATGTATTTGTAAAAGCATGGAACAATGCAGAGAGCTACAATGTCTCTAAAGGGCGGTTCTTTACATGGATGTTGAATATTGCAAGAAATGCGGCTATCGATGAAGTGCGTTCTAAATCCCATAAAAACAGCAAACAAAACCTTTCTGCTGATTTTTTCGTAAATATTCTGGAAGACAAAAATGACCTTAATACTCAGGTAGATACTATTGGTATAAAAAGCTTATTAACGAACCTAAAAGAAAAATGTGTTCAGATAATAGACCTATTATATTTTAAAGGATATACTCAAAAGGAAGCAGCGGAAGAATTGGAAATACCGGTTGGAACGGTAAAAACAAGAAACAGAAGTTGTATTTCACAAATTAGGGGCAATATAGCAATATAGCATGGATATAGAAAAATACATAGCATCAGGAATTTTAGAGCTCTACGTTGCTGGTATCTTATCTGAAGTAGAAAACTTAGATATAGCCAGATACGCAGGTGAACACGCTGAAATACAAAAAGAGATAGAAGAAATTGAAGCTTCGGTTTTAGCCTTAACCAAAGCGGCCGCACCAAAAGGTGGGGCTCAAATTAATTTAGCAAAGGTGCAAGCTAAAATAGCGGCAACACAAGCCCCTAAAGTAATAGAGATGCAACCAAC
This genomic stretch from Cellulophaga algicola DSM 14237 harbors:
- a CDS encoding WD40/YVTN/BNR-like repeat-containing protein — protein: MKKLLFLMMLFASFSTFAQDFTMDLIQDLKPRNIGPGGMSGRVTSIDAVHANPEIMYVGTASGGLWKSTSGGIKWEPIFDKEVTASVGAVAIQQSNPSVLWAGTGEGNPRNSLNGGYGIFKSLDGGKSWKSMGLEKTRHIHRIVIDPTNPNIVYVGAIGSPWGEHPERGVFKTTDGGITWSKILFTNNKSGIADLVMDPTNPNKLIAAMWEHKRDPWFFKSGGEGSGLYMTHDGGKNWKKLAEEDGLPAGELGRIGVAIAPGKPNIVYALIESKKNALYKSEDGGFKWKKINDKEDIGNRPFYYSEIYVDPQNENRIYSVFTYINVSEDGGKSFTQLMPAYGADNGVHPDHHAWWIHPKNGQFMMDGNDGGMNITKDGGKSWRFVGNIPVAQFYHINTDNEYPYNVYGGMQDNGSWRGPAYVWKAQGIRNSYWQEIAFGDGFDVVPDLEDSRFGYAMSQQGYVSRYDHETGNNYIVRPTPPEAKTELRFNWNSAIGQDPFDTSTVYFGSQFVHKSTDKGLTWSVISADLTTNDPEKQKQDESGGLTMDATGAENHCTILVIEPSPLEKDMLWIGTDDGRVHITQNGGSSWTDVTANIKGLPKGSWIPQIKASNKNKGEALLIANDYRRFNYTPYAYRTKNYGKTWERIVDATDAQSYTLSIVEDIINPNLLFLGTDDGLYISLNAGSKWQKWTEGFPTVSTKDLVIHPREHDLVIGTFGRAAWVLDDIRPLRALAADATLLQKDAQLFTPPTAYQAAYQQASGSRFGADAMFNGENRKSGAMITYYLKEGKKKAAEKKEIKGEDDDVDDVDKEDDENSEDSAEKKEELTGVQKKDSVQFDIYDGTRLIRTLKYKTPEKAGFHRIYWSMDEKGPDRPSRKISKRKNEAGGTDVTPGSYTIKMSFGTVTNETTIEVKSDPRIETSTASIKEVYTHSKTIESFMQTAADAVKQLVESKNTASKYQKELKELDKDTYEAELKASKEIIKKIEEVMALYIGKEDKRQGITRNPEMTVMERIGNARGYVGSRKTGITTTETNLMAFAKEDLLSALEKTNTFFNNDWKSYKTKMEQVKNSPFKAIKELTIN
- a CDS encoding DUF2490 domain-containing protein, with the protein product MRRILCIISILITTTAINAQETGEDNWGAWYMYFGTNKVSDKLSIHTEAQFRYYETTSNFNQLLLRTGLNYHINPDAIATLGYGYITTDGSFDELPNEENSKEHRVFEQFILKNKVGEFLFEHRYRLEQRFLENSGETDTQHRARYRLQVTLPLTDIFFLNVYDEVFINLQDDAFGQNRLYGALGVNVTENLAVQAGYLKNHFSGANYDRIQVGVFYSPDLRKKK
- a CDS encoding RNA polymerase sigma factor codes for the protein MELEELVEKFRMKDAKAFEKLYGMYADNISGVINNIVKNNDIAQEICQDVFVKAWNNAESYNVSKGRFFTWMLNIARNAAIDEVRSKSHKNSKQNLSADFFVNILEDKNDLNTQVDTIGIKSLLTNLKEKCVQIIDLLYFKGYTQKEAAEELEIPVGTVKTRNRSCISQIRGNIAI
- a CDS encoding superoxide dismutase family protein; amino-acid sequence: MKKLIFALTIAVISISYSCKETKKEVEETSDEIENSANEMTDDMEDTMDEKTMTISLEPKSDSKVKGEVTFTEKDGEVMMVATLAGLSEGEHAIHIHETADCSSADGKSAGGHWNPTFQQHGKWGDEAGYHRGDIGNFMADADGNAKVEFSTDEWCIDCDDDTKNIIGKGVIVHQGVDDFTSQPSGDAGARVSCAGIIQ